A region of Corynebacterium glucuronolyticum DSM 44120 DNA encodes the following proteins:
- a CDS encoding DUF5319 domain-containing protein codes for MPLDPFAGDPNDPASFIEDDDADKQPPLSMEQRASLMEDLRWLDEFKKHIAPLGYRGIFFFCEDCRENHFYDWDILVDHYRAMLDGELSPVHEPGVSVRPEDYLPWDYCLGYVDGIHAR; via the coding sequence ATGCCTCTTGATCCTTTTGCTGGCGATCCGAACGACCCCGCGTCCTTCATCGAGGATGATGACGCGGATAAGCAGCCGCCCCTGTCCATGGAGCAGAGAGCGAGCTTGATGGAGGATCTGCGCTGGCTTGATGAGTTCAAAAAGCACATCGCCCCACTGGGTTACAGGGGGATTTTCTTCTTCTGTGAGGATTGCCGCGAGAACCACTTTTACGATTGGGATATCCTCGTCGATCACTACCGGGCGATGCTGGACGGAGAACTCTCCCCCGTCCACGAGCCCGGGGTAAGCGTGCGCCCGGAGGACTACCTGCCGTGGGATTACTGCTTGGGCTACGTGGATGGGATTCACGCCCGCTAA
- the groL gene encoding chaperonin GroEL (60 kDa chaperone family; promotes refolding of misfolded polypeptides especially under stressful conditions; forms two stacked rings of heptamers to form a barrel-shaped 14mer; ends can be capped by GroES; misfolded proteins enter the barrel where they are refolded when GroES binds), which translates to MSKLIAFDQEAREGLLAGVDELADAVKVTLGPRGRNVVLDKSYGAPTVTNDGVTIAREIDLSAPFENLGAQLVKSVAVKTNDIAGDGTTTATLLAQALIRQGLRNVAAGANPIELNKGIQAATEKTVELLKARATDVSSAKEIANVATVSSRDPEVGELVAGAMEKVGKDGVVTVEESQTIDTTLDITEGVSFDKGFLSPYFITDVDSQEAVLENPAILLVRNKVSSLPDFLPVLEKVAGANRPLLVIAEDVDGEPLQMLVVNAIRKSLKVAAVKSPFFGERRKAFMDDLAVVTGATVIDPEVNINLRDAGEEHFGTARRVSISKDETVIVDGAGSAEAVEKRRGQIRHLIETTDSSWDKEKAEERLAKLSGGVAVIRVGAATETEQSERKLRVEDAINAARAAAQEGIIAGGGSVLVQIAQELVSLAESFEGDQKTGVLALASALEKPAFWIAENAGLDGSVVVSKIRECANGEGFNAATLEYGDLIEQGIIDPVKVTHSAVVNATSVARMVLTTEASVVEKPADE; encoded by the coding sequence ATGTCGAAACTCATTGCATTTGATCAGGAAGCCCGCGAAGGCCTCCTGGCGGGAGTCGATGAGCTTGCCGATGCCGTCAAGGTGACGCTCGGTCCCCGTGGCCGCAACGTCGTACTGGACAAGTCCTACGGCGCGCCCACCGTCACCAACGACGGTGTGACCATCGCCCGCGAGATTGACCTCTCCGCCCCGTTTGAAAACCTCGGTGCCCAGCTGGTGAAGTCCGTCGCTGTGAAGACGAACGACATCGCAGGTGACGGCACGACCACCGCGACGCTGCTCGCCCAGGCGCTCATCCGCCAGGGGCTGCGCAACGTTGCCGCTGGTGCCAACCCGATCGAGCTGAACAAGGGCATCCAAGCAGCTACGGAGAAGACCGTGGAGCTGCTGAAAGCCCGCGCCACGGACGTGAGCTCCGCCAAGGAGATCGCTAACGTAGCGACGGTGAGCTCCCGTGACCCCGAGGTCGGCGAGCTTGTTGCCGGCGCGATGGAAAAGGTGGGTAAGGACGGTGTCGTGACCGTCGAGGAGTCCCAGACCATCGACACCACGCTCGACATCACCGAGGGTGTGTCCTTTGACAAGGGCTTCCTCTCCCCGTACTTCATCACCGATGTGGACTCTCAGGAGGCCGTGCTGGAGAACCCGGCCATCCTCCTCGTCCGCAACAAGGTGAGCTCCCTGCCGGACTTCCTCCCCGTGCTGGAGAAGGTCGCCGGCGCCAACCGCCCGCTGCTCGTCATCGCTGAGGATGTCGACGGCGAGCCGCTACAGATGCTTGTGGTCAACGCGATCCGCAAGTCTTTGAAGGTGGCAGCCGTGAAGTCTCCGTTCTTCGGTGAGCGGCGCAAGGCGTTCATGGATGACCTCGCTGTGGTCACCGGCGCAACCGTCATCGACCCGGAGGTCAACATTAACCTTCGCGACGCCGGTGAGGAACACTTCGGCACCGCTCGCCGCGTGTCCATTTCTAAGGATGAGACGGTTATCGTCGATGGCGCAGGTTCTGCCGAGGCTGTGGAGAAGCGCCGTGGCCAAATCCGCCACCTCATCGAGACCACCGACTCCTCCTGGGACAAGGAAAAGGCCGAGGAGCGTTTGGCGAAGCTCTCCGGCGGTGTCGCCGTCATCCGCGTCGGTGCCGCTACTGAGACCGAGCAGTCCGAGCGTAAGCTCCGCGTCGAGGATGCCATCAACGCCGCTCGCGCGGCGGCGCAGGAGGGCATCATCGCCGGCGGTGGTTCCGTGCTCGTTCAGATTGCGCAAGAGCTCGTTTCGCTTGCAGAAAGCTTCGAGGGCGATCAAAAGACCGGTGTTCTCGCACTGGCCTCCGCCCTGGAGAAGCCCGCTTTCTGGATTGCCGAGAACGCGGGCCTCGACGGCTCCGTTGTCGTCAGCAAGATCCGCGAGTGCGCCAATGGTGAGGGCTTCAACGCCGCCACCCTGGAGTATGGGGACCTCATCGAGCAGGGCATCATTGACCCAGTCAAGGTGACCCACTCTGCCGTGGTGAACGCCACCTCCGTCGCCCGGATGGTGCTGACCACCGAGGCCTCGGTTGTGGAGAAGCCTGCCGACGAGTAA
- a CDS encoding WhiB family transcriptional regulator — translation MPQPKKLPGPQLDVWDWQVHGSCRGKDSSFFFHPEGERGRARTRRELRAKAICNVCPVLEQCRNHALKVAEPYGIWGGLSEAERDSILHPRKRRHAMAKV, via the coding sequence GTGCCACAGCCGAAGAAGTTGCCCGGACCACAGCTGGATGTATGGGATTGGCAGGTCCACGGTTCCTGCCGAGGAAAAGATTCCTCTTTCTTCTTCCACCCAGAGGGCGAGCGGGGACGCGCTCGCACTCGCCGGGAGCTTCGAGCTAAGGCAATCTGCAACGTCTGCCCGGTGCTCGAGCAGTGCAGGAATCACGCGCTGAAAGTGGCGGAGCCCTACGGCATCTGGGGCGGGCTGAGCGAAGCGGAGCGGGACTCGATCCTGCATCCGCGTAAGCGCAGGCACGCCATGGCGAAGGTATAA
- a CDS encoding TDT family transporter, with product MTEKFRQLPPPGPAWGGSLMGTSIVARLLVEEHLLFLAGIFVAIACVILAELTVGFARFREPSFRRTTMAEWSMYFIGILALGAALSGITGNNLFRLIGFWIGGPVTVITWGIQLTRFHGDPKFTWGLPLVGPMISASVAGWLARDYGSTYHVMGTVLFCMSLFTAVPTFARVYWAAWHGKVDFTGAKSATAWVPLGVVGQSTTAMQILYPGPFSILYGRVALVIAIPLAIYAMTIFYPNAARWVAYSPAWWSCTFPPGTVSMGGHQVALVSGSHWLDVVALSIPVVLIAHWGLCASRFISWVTDRGRPESRVLDPSR from the coding sequence GTGACTGAGAAATTCCGCCAACTCCCTCCGCCCGGCCCAGCCTGGGGCGGAAGCCTCATGGGGACATCCATTGTGGCCCGCCTCCTCGTCGAGGAGCACCTGCTATTTCTCGCCGGCATCTTTGTCGCCATAGCCTGCGTCATTCTCGCGGAGCTTACTGTCGGCTTCGCCCGCTTCCGCGAGCCTAGTTTTCGACGCACAACTATGGCCGAGTGGTCGATGTACTTCATCGGCATCCTGGCCCTCGGCGCGGCGCTATCCGGGATCACCGGCAACAATCTCTTCCGGCTTATCGGCTTTTGGATCGGTGGACCCGTAACCGTGATCACGTGGGGGATTCAGCTCACGCGTTTCCATGGCGATCCCAAGTTCACGTGGGGCTTGCCGCTTGTGGGGCCGATGATCTCCGCGTCGGTCGCCGGTTGGCTCGCTCGCGACTACGGCAGCACGTACCACGTCATGGGCACGGTGTTGTTCTGTATGTCCCTGTTTACTGCTGTTCCCACGTTTGCCCGTGTGTATTGGGCTGCATGGCACGGCAAGGTGGATTTCACGGGTGCCAAGTCTGCGACGGCGTGGGTGCCGCTTGGCGTCGTTGGCCAGTCGACCACCGCCATGCAGATTCTTTACCCCGGTCCTTTTTCCATCCTGTATGGGCGGGTTGCCCTCGTCATCGCCATCCCCCTGGCGATCTACGCTATGACAATCTTCTACCCCAATGCTGCCCGGTGGGTTGCCTACTCACCTGCGTGGTGGTCATGCACGTTCCCGCCGGGAACCGTCAGCATGGGTGGCCACCAGGTCGCGCTCGTCAGCGGTTCGCATTGGCTCGACGTGGTGGCGCTCAGCATCCCCGTGGTGCTCATCGCCCACTGGGGATTATGTGCCAGCCGGTTTATTAGCTGGGTTACAGACCGAGGGCGGCCTGAATCGCGGGTGTTAGACCCATCGCGCTGA
- a CDS encoding FeoC-like transcriptional regulator → MAAPVQSVISALKSGVTTRAGLAHECGLQPVTVDAVLEFLEHSGRLSREEMKSCVGRCSSCAVAGTCGSGPVLLTLT, encoded by the coding sequence ATGGCTGCCCCTGTTCAGTCCGTCATCAGTGCCCTGAAGAGCGGTGTCACGACGCGGGCGGGTCTCGCCCACGAGTGCGGCCTGCAGCCGGTCACCGTCGATGCGGTGTTGGAGTTTTTGGAGCACTCAGGGCGACTCAGCCGCGAGGAGATGAAGTCCTGCGTGGGGCGCTGCTCGTCGTGTGCCGTTGCCGGGACCTGCGGCAGCGGTCCGGTGTTACTCACCCTGACTTGA
- a CDS encoding GuaB3 family IMP dehydrogenase-related protein, giving the protein MREHKEIGIGREARTTYHLDDIAVVPSRRTRSSKDVDTRWKIDAYEFETPFLSHATDALATPEFIIEMDKQGGLGVINAEGLWGRETDLGAAIEQIREALEDEDDEWAATRVLQQMHQKELDLDLLGERIAAVRSAGAIVAVRVSPQHARELAPVLQEAGLHLLVVQGTVVSAEHVTKEGEPLNLKEFIGSLDTPVIAGSVSDYHTALHLMRTGAAGVIIGAGDTTNWATSGINTPMATAIADAAAARRDYLDETGGRYVHIIADGEIELTGDAVKAIACGADAVTLGAPLAKAKEAAGEGLYWQASAAHPKFPRSMVEQVANRDELVSLEHVLHGPSSSPLGEFNFNGALRRSMGKCGYTDLKSFQKVQLDLV; this is encoded by the coding sequence TTGCGCGAACATAAGGAAATCGGCATCGGCCGCGAGGCCCGCACGACCTACCACCTAGACGACATCGCCGTCGTCCCTTCCCGCCGCACCCGCAGCTCCAAAGACGTGGACACCCGCTGGAAGATCGACGCCTACGAGTTCGAGACCCCGTTCCTCTCCCACGCCACCGACGCCCTGGCCACACCCGAGTTCATCATCGAGATGGACAAGCAGGGCGGACTCGGCGTCATCAACGCGGAGGGCCTGTGGGGCCGCGAGACCGACCTCGGTGCCGCCATTGAGCAGATCCGCGAGGCGCTTGAAGACGAAGACGACGAGTGGGCAGCCACCCGCGTCCTGCAGCAAATGCACCAGAAGGAGCTCGACCTCGATCTCCTCGGCGAGCGCATCGCCGCCGTGCGGTCCGCAGGTGCCATCGTCGCCGTCCGCGTCTCCCCGCAGCACGCCCGCGAGCTCGCCCCCGTCCTCCAGGAGGCTGGACTGCACCTCCTCGTGGTGCAGGGCACGGTCGTCTCTGCGGAGCACGTGACCAAGGAAGGCGAGCCACTGAACCTAAAGGAGTTCATCGGCTCCCTCGACACCCCGGTCATCGCCGGTTCCGTGTCGGATTACCACACGGCGCTGCATCTCATGCGCACGGGCGCCGCCGGCGTCATCATCGGCGCAGGCGACACCACCAACTGGGCGACCAGTGGCATCAATACGCCGATGGCCACCGCGATCGCGGATGCCGCCGCCGCGCGCCGGGATTACCTGGACGAGACCGGCGGCCGCTACGTTCACATCATTGCCGACGGCGAGATCGAGCTCACCGGCGATGCCGTCAAGGCCATCGCCTGTGGCGCCGATGCCGTCACCCTCGGTGCTCCGCTGGCCAAGGCCAAGGAGGCCGCAGGCGAGGGCCTCTACTGGCAGGCATCGGCTGCGCACCCCAAGTTCCCCCGCTCCATGGTGGAGCAGGTGGCCAACCGCGACGAACTGGTCAGCCTCGAGCACGTACTGCACGGCCCGAGCTCCAGCCCGCTTGGCGAGTTCAACTTCAACGGGGCGTTGCGCCGCAGCATGGGTAAGTGCGGCTACACGGACCTGAAGAGTTTCCAGAAGGTTCAGCTAGACCTCGTATAA
- the groES gene encoding co-chaperone GroES gives MTVAQIKPLEDRILVQINEAETTTASGLVIPDSAKEKPQQATVKAVGPGRFEDGKRVPLDISEGDVVVFSKYGGTEIKFDGEEYLILSARDILAVIEG, from the coding sequence ATTACCGTGGCACAGATTAAGCCGCTTGAGGATCGTATTCTCGTTCAGATCAACGAAGCAGAGACCACCACTGCATCCGGTCTCGTCATTCCGGATTCTGCTAAGGAAAAGCCGCAGCAGGCAACCGTCAAGGCTGTTGGCCCTGGCCGTTTCGAGGATGGCAAGCGTGTCCCGCTCGACATCTCCGAGGGTGACGTTGTTGTGTTCTCCAAGTACGGCGGAACGGAGATTAAGTTCGATGGTGAGGAGTACCTCATCCTCTCCGCTCGTGACATCCTGGCAGTCATCGAGGGCTAA
- the feoB gene encoding ferrous iron transport protein B — MSETQSASTVAQAPSCAHCAAETSPAPKGSPSVALVGAQNSGKSTLFNALTGSKVRTGNWPGTSIEVSRGAWALSDGVYDLIDFPGTYSLDPMSPDEALTRDLLLNVPFEERPDVVVATVDATALGRSLYMVTQLAEHGFHLLVALTKCDLAEKHGTEINAAQLEKELGFPVIPVDGRHRTGLAEIEAAVRAALIGPTTSWPQKDIEERFEIIDRLVSAAASEHETEPGLTEKIDAVALHPVGGPIVFLAAMFAVFHITITLAAPLQDWAEGVITGPVADGARWLLEQVGLDHPLVTGLLVDGIIGGVGMVVSFLPLMGLMFLCLAILEDSGYMARAAVVTDRTMRAIGLPGKAFIPIVVGFGCNVPAISATRVLGSPRQRILTSLLIPFASCSARLVVFLMLATIFFPDHASLVVFTMYVISILLIALTGLILRHTLWRTMPDEPLIIDLPEYQLPTARLAGTVTWTRLKGFLHDAATVIVATVTVVWLLMAIPVNGTTELNPPPEESVYGAVSRTVAPVFAPAGFGSWTLSGPLITGFVAKEAVISTWAQMYAVEDVTDEDPEEQAESSLAKSVRADFDESSNGHALAAVWAFMLFMLAYTPCVATLAAQRREIGWKWTMFGFGVQLVFAWLLAVGAFNLLKVFGL; from the coding sequence ATGTCTGAAACCCAATCTGCGTCCACGGTAGCGCAGGCACCTAGCTGTGCGCACTGTGCGGCAGAGACATCTCCTGCTCCCAAGGGGTCACCGTCGGTGGCTCTTGTTGGAGCCCAGAACTCCGGCAAGTCTACACTCTTTAACGCGTTGACTGGGTCCAAGGTGCGTACAGGTAACTGGCCGGGGACCTCTATTGAGGTGTCCCGTGGCGCCTGGGCCTTGTCCGACGGCGTTTACGACCTCATCGATTTTCCTGGCACCTACTCATTGGATCCGATGAGCCCAGATGAGGCGCTCACTCGCGATCTCCTCCTTAATGTTCCGTTTGAGGAGCGTCCCGACGTGGTTGTTGCCACAGTGGACGCGACGGCGCTCGGCCGCAGTCTCTACATGGTTACGCAGCTTGCCGAGCACGGTTTCCACCTGCTTGTCGCCCTGACCAAGTGCGATTTGGCGGAGAAGCACGGCACGGAGATCAATGCGGCGCAGCTGGAGAAGGAGCTCGGGTTCCCCGTTATTCCCGTTGATGGTCGCCACCGCACGGGTCTCGCTGAGATCGAGGCCGCCGTCCGCGCCGCACTCATTGGTCCGACAACGAGCTGGCCGCAAAAGGACATCGAGGAACGATTCGAGATCATTGATCGCCTCGTCTCTGCGGCGGCTAGCGAGCATGAGACCGAACCAGGTTTGACGGAGAAGATCGACGCCGTCGCCCTGCACCCGGTTGGTGGTCCGATCGTGTTCCTCGCCGCGATGTTCGCGGTATTCCACATCACCATTACTCTTGCCGCACCCCTCCAGGATTGGGCCGAGGGCGTTATCACCGGCCCCGTTGCCGACGGCGCACGTTGGCTCCTGGAACAGGTCGGCTTGGATCATCCGCTCGTCACTGGCTTGCTTGTCGACGGCATCATCGGCGGTGTTGGCATGGTTGTCAGCTTCCTTCCGCTCATGGGCCTCATGTTCCTCTGCCTCGCCATCCTTGAGGATTCCGGCTATATGGCTCGCGCCGCCGTGGTGACGGACCGCACCATGCGCGCCATCGGCTTGCCCGGCAAGGCGTTCATCCCCATTGTTGTCGGCTTCGGCTGTAACGTGCCGGCAATTTCGGCGACGCGCGTGCTGGGTTCCCCTCGCCAACGGATCTTGACCTCCCTGCTCATTCCGTTTGCCTCGTGTTCGGCCCGGCTCGTCGTGTTCCTCATGTTGGCCACCATCTTCTTCCCTGACCACGCGAGCCTCGTGGTATTCACGATGTACGTCATTTCGATCCTGCTCATCGCCCTGACTGGTCTCATCCTGCGGCATACCCTGTGGCGCACGATGCCCGATGAGCCACTGATTATTGACCTCCCCGAATACCAGCTGCCCACGGCTCGCCTCGCCGGCACCGTGACGTGGACCCGTCTCAAGGGCTTCCTCCACGATGCCGCTACCGTAATTGTCGCCACCGTCACCGTCGTGTGGCTCCTCATGGCGATCCCAGTGAACGGAACGACGGAGCTTAACCCGCCACCGGAGGAGTCCGTCTATGGAGCTGTCTCGCGCACCGTCGCTCCGGTCTTCGCCCCCGCTGGGTTTGGTTCCTGGACCCTATCTGGGCCGCTGATCACAGGCTTCGTGGCCAAGGAAGCTGTCATCTCCACGTGGGCGCAGATGTACGCCGTGGAGGATGTTACCGACGAAGATCCCGAGGAGCAGGCGGAGAGTTCGCTGGCAAAGTCTGTTCGTGCGGACTTTGACGAATCCTCTAACGGCCATGCGCTTGCAGCCGTCTGGGCATTCATGCTCTTCATGCTCGCGTACACCCCGTGTGTCGCGACACTTGCCGCTCAACGCAGAGAGATTGGCTGGAAGTGGACTATGTTCGGCTTCGGCGTGCAGCTGGTTTTCGCCTGGCTTCTCGCTGTGGGCGCGTTCAACCTGTTGAAGGTGTTTGGTCTGTAA
- the guaB gene encoding IMP dehydrogenase, whose amino-acid sequence MTSTPVHTGGDDPNKVAFTGLTFDDVLLLPAESNVIPSGVHTKTRLSKGIELNIPILSAAMDTVTEARMAIAMARHGGIGVLHRNLSVEDQVHEVERVKRSESGMITDPVVATPDMTIAQVDEICGKYHISGLPVVDEKDKLLGICTNRDMRFEPDMNRLVKDVMTPMPLIVAKESVTKSEALKLLSEHRVEKLPIVKDDNTLVGLITVKDFVKSEAYPLATKDEAGRLRVAAGVGTNTDAYDRGAQLIEAGCDALVVDTAHAHNNFALEMVARLKKDFGDRAQIIGGNLATRSAAQAMIDAGADAIKVGIGPGSICTTRVVAGVGAPQITAILEASAAAHKAGVPVIADGGMQYSGDVAKALAAGASTVMLGSMLAGTTEAPGDVITVGGKQYKRYRGMGSMGAMQGRGLHGEKRSYSKDRYFQANVTSEDKLVPEGIEGRTPFKGDIDAVLHQIVGGLRAAMGYTGSHEIEDLWKAQFVQITAAGLRESHPHDIQMTVAAPNYELR is encoded by the coding sequence GTGACCTCTACGCCCGTTCACACCGGTGGTGACGATCCGAACAAGGTAGCATTCACCGGGCTTACCTTCGACGATGTTCTTCTGCTTCCCGCCGAATCTAATGTCATCCCCTCCGGGGTCCACACCAAGACCCGCCTGTCCAAAGGGATTGAGCTTAACATTCCGATCCTGTCCGCAGCTATGGATACCGTCACCGAGGCTCGCATGGCTATCGCCATGGCGCGACACGGTGGCATCGGCGTCCTTCACCGCAACCTCTCCGTTGAGGATCAGGTGCACGAGGTGGAGCGCGTCAAGCGCAGCGAATCCGGCATGATCACCGACCCCGTCGTCGCCACCCCCGATATGACCATTGCGCAGGTGGACGAGATCTGCGGCAAATACCACATTTCCGGCCTGCCGGTGGTAGACGAGAAGGACAAGCTGCTGGGCATCTGCACCAACCGCGACATGCGCTTCGAGCCCGACATGAACCGTCTGGTCAAGGATGTCATGACACCGATGCCGCTGATCGTGGCCAAGGAGAGCGTGACCAAGTCTGAGGCGCTCAAGCTGCTCAGCGAGCACCGTGTGGAGAAGTTGCCGATTGTCAAGGACGACAACACGCTCGTCGGCCTCATTACAGTGAAGGACTTTGTGAAGTCTGAGGCCTACCCGTTGGCGACGAAGGACGAGGCCGGTCGCCTCCGCGTCGCTGCCGGTGTGGGCACCAACACTGATGCCTACGATCGCGGCGCCCAACTCATCGAGGCTGGCTGCGACGCTCTCGTGGTGGATACCGCTCACGCGCACAACAACTTCGCCCTGGAAATGGTCGCCCGCCTGAAGAAGGACTTCGGCGACCGCGCCCAGATCATCGGCGGCAACCTCGCCACGCGCTCCGCCGCGCAGGCCATGATCGATGCCGGTGCCGACGCCATCAAGGTGGGCATTGGCCCGGGTTCCATCTGCACGACGCGTGTTGTTGCAGGTGTCGGCGCGCCGCAGATCACCGCCATCCTCGAGGCCTCCGCAGCCGCCCACAAGGCGGGTGTCCCCGTGATTGCCGACGGCGGCATGCAGTACTCCGGCGATGTCGCTAAGGCGCTGGCAGCCGGTGCCTCCACCGTCATGCTCGGCTCCATGCTCGCCGGTACCACCGAAGCCCCCGGCGATGTCATCACCGTTGGTGGCAAGCAGTACAAGCGCTACCGTGGCATGGGTTCCATGGGCGCCATGCAGGGCCGCGGCCTCCACGGCGAGAAGCGTTCCTACTCCAAGGACCGCTACTTCCAGGCCAACGTCACCAGTGAGGACAAGCTTGTCCCCGAAGGCATTGAGGGGCGCACCCCATTCAAGGGCGATATCGATGCTGTCCTGCACCAGATCGTCGGCGGCCTCCGCGCAGCCATGGGCTACACGGGCTCCCACGAGATCGAGGATCTGTGGAAGGCCCAGTTTGTACAGATCACCGCCGCTGGCCTCCGCGAGAGCCACCCGCACGACATTCAGATGACCGTCGCTGCACCGAACTACGAGCTGCGCTAA
- a CDS encoding FeoA domain-containing protein has product MTAITSMPTRPEVSRRLAELGLRRNVDVQLGGKTSGGGRVVSVGKSRYALDKATLRSLGLI; this is encoded by the coding sequence ATGACAGCGATCACTTCGATGCCTACCCGCCCCGAGGTTTCACGGCGCCTTGCTGAACTCGGTCTGCGTCGCAACGTTGACGTTCAGCTTGGTGGCAAGACCTCCGGCGGTGGCCGTGTGGTCAGCGTCGGCAAGAGCCGTTACGCGCTGGATAAAGCGACCCTTCGCTCGCTCGGTCTCATCTAA
- a CDS encoding sigma-70 family RNA polymerase sigma factor: MSDIDQELAPLVPRAARGDAKALRSIIRIIHPAIVRYTRARISGGRIPNAEDVAQEICLAVAQSIGRYQDQGRPFMAFVYGIASNKVADAYRSMGRDKTTPTDTIPESSDEGLTPEGYALVADGSNRVREILDCLSDRAREIIILRVFVGLSADETAEIVGSTPGAVRVAQHRALATMRRMYENEGAIANE, translated from the coding sequence ATGAGCGATATTGACCAAGAACTAGCGCCGCTTGTCCCTCGCGCCGCGCGGGGAGACGCTAAAGCACTGCGCTCGATCATTCGTATCATCCACCCCGCCATCGTCCGCTATACGCGTGCTCGCATCTCCGGTGGTCGCATCCCCAATGCAGAGGATGTGGCCCAGGAGATTTGCCTAGCCGTGGCCCAGTCTATTGGTCGCTATCAAGATCAGGGGCGCCCGTTCATGGCATTCGTGTATGGCATCGCCTCAAACAAGGTCGCCGATGCGTACCGCTCGATGGGGCGCGACAAAACAACCCCCACCGACACCATTCCCGAATCATCTGATGAGGGGCTTACCCCCGAGGGATACGCCCTGGTAGCAGATGGTAGTAACAGAGTGCGGGAGATTCTCGATTGTTTAAGTGACAGGGCTCGCGAAATCATTATTTTGCGTGTGTTTGTTGGCTTATCCGCCGATGAGACGGCGGAGATTGTAGGTTCTACACCCGGCGCGGTTCGCGTCGCCCAGCATCGGGCGCTCGCTACCATGCGGCGGATGTACGAGAATGAAGGTGCGATTGCAAATGAGTGA
- a CDS encoding HNH endonuclease signature motif containing protein — protein MGAFETLGALQSRGMEIVQGGAGMTYVEIMRHGFSRAQAKNLERLAGVYCERTRSSRMQAAAVACARETGKSVGQLLLIEKHVKKLKNKRNAWPMRQVLCRVRGHDGDISREARRLLDEWNPTSPEDTDTTALARFSDVKGTLRRKLVLEADEHTLKQKELQAREYARKNGVTLGQAVEKLLLEGSGPVAPARTTIIVGLDEATRIERGEGDDIIVGLTDGSRVRGAELARQAFLDAGHVVLVHPVEGAVDAYRFERRATKKQRIMCAAESPMCGWPGCNQPADVCEINHNQPWKAGGPTNIKNLSPLCRFHNGWANDARHGTIVKIRGITYRRPPPGGGPLQRNEHPVALLGAMRYTRSS, from the coding sequence ATGGGGGCATTTGAAACCTTGGGGGCCCTGCAATCTCGCGGAATGGAGATCGTGCAGGGTGGAGCCGGCATGACGTACGTCGAGATCATGCGGCATGGTTTTTCGCGCGCGCAGGCGAAGAATTTGGAGAGGCTCGCGGGGGTGTATTGCGAGAGGACGAGGTCGTCAAGGATGCAGGCAGCGGCGGTTGCGTGTGCGCGCGAGACGGGGAAGTCAGTGGGGCAGCTGCTGCTCATCGAGAAGCACGTGAAGAAGCTGAAGAACAAGCGGAATGCGTGGCCGATGCGGCAGGTGCTGTGTCGGGTGCGGGGCCACGACGGTGATATCTCGCGGGAGGCACGGCGGCTTCTCGACGAATGGAATCCCACCTCGCCGGAGGACACCGACACCACGGCCCTGGCGCGGTTCAGCGATGTGAAGGGGACGCTGCGCCGCAAACTCGTCCTCGAGGCCGATGAGCACACGCTGAAGCAGAAGGAACTGCAGGCGCGGGAGTATGCACGCAAGAATGGGGTGACGCTGGGACAAGCCGTCGAAAAGCTACTCCTAGAGGGAAGCGGGCCGGTCGCGCCTGCCCGGACCACCATCATCGTGGGGCTCGACGAGGCGACGAGGATCGAGCGGGGCGAGGGCGACGACATCATTGTCGGGCTTACCGACGGCTCCCGGGTACGCGGTGCGGAACTCGCACGGCAGGCGTTCCTCGACGCGGGGCACGTCGTGCTCGTCCATCCTGTGGAAGGTGCGGTGGATGCCTACCGCTTCGAGCGCCGCGCAACAAAAAAGCAGCGCATCATGTGCGCTGCTGAATCCCCAATGTGTGGCTGGCCGGGCTGCAACCAGCCCGCCGATGTCTGCGAAATCAACCACAACCAGCCGTGGAAAGCCGGCGGGCCGACCAACATTAAAAACCTCTCACCCCTGTGCCGCTTCCACAATGGGTGGGCGAACGACGCGCGGCACGGGACGATCGTGAAGATCCGGGGCATCACATACCGCAGGCCACCGCCCGGGGGCGGGCCACTGCAGCGCAACGAACATCCCGTCGCGCTGCTGGGGGCCATGCGTTATACGAGGTCTAGCTGA